A genome region from Piliocolobus tephrosceles isolate RC106 chromosome 8, ASM277652v3, whole genome shotgun sequence includes the following:
- the ASZ1 gene encoding ankyrin repeat, SAM and basic leucine zipper domain-containing protein 1 isoform X2, producing the protein MLQTKDGKMPSEIAKRNKHHEIFNLLSFTLNPLEGKLQQLTKEDTICKILTTDSKREKDPIFSSYTAFGDLEVFLHGVGLEHMTDLLKERDITLRHLLTMREDEFTKNGITSEDQQKILAALKELQVEEIQFGELSEEIKLEISGDEFLNFLLKLNKQCGHLITAVQNIITELPVNSQKITLEWASPRNFTSVCEELVNNVEDLSEEVCKLKDLIQKLQNERENDPTHIQLREEVSTWNSRILKRTAITVCGFGFLLFICKLTFQRK; encoded by the exons ATGCTACAAACCAAAGATGGAAAGATGCCAAGTGAGattgcaaaaagaaacaaacatcatGAG ATCTTCAACttactttcttttactttaaatccATTGGAAGGAAAACTTCAACAGCTAACTAAAGAAGACactatttgtaaaatattgaCAACAgattctaaaagagaaaaagatcccATTTTTAG TTCATATACAGCATTTGGAGATCTGGAAGTATTTTTACATGGTGTTGGACTTGAACATATGACAGATTTACTAAAG GAAAGGGATATAACGTTAAGACACCTTTTGACCATGAGGGAAGATGAATTTACAAAG AATGGAATTACCAGTGAAGACCAGCAGAAAATTCTAGCTGCTCTTAAAGAACTACAGGTAGAAGAGATACAATTTGGAGAGTTATCTGAAGAGATAAAGTTGGAAATCAG TGGTGATGAGTTCCTCAACTTTCTTCTCAAATTAAATAAACAGTGTGGCCATTTAATAACAGCTGTACAGAATATTATTACTGAGTTACCTGTAAATTCTCAAAAG ataACGTTGGAATGGGCTTCTCCCCGGAATTTTACTTCAGTTTGTGAAGAATTGGTTAATAATGTTGAAGATTTGAGTGAAGAAGTCTGCAAACTAAAAGACTTAATTCAAAAG TTGCAAAATGAACGGGAAAATGATCCAACTCATATACAATTAAGGGAAGAAGTATCTACATGGAATAGTAGAATTTTGAAGAGGACAGCTATTACAGTATGCGGATTcggttttcttcttttcatttgcaAGCTAACTTTCCAgagaaaataa